Proteins from one Cryptomeria japonica chromosome 4, Sugi_1.0, whole genome shotgun sequence genomic window:
- the LOC131071031 gene encoding uncharacterized protein LOC131071031, giving the protein MWLEHPNLAKAIEKWWSIEVKGTTMYRIAKKLRNVKDNMKNWDKEVFSDLFATKTKTQMDLKEMQDKIQSSEYKEVSINEENEVLMNYHKIIRREEEFWKQRSRSLCLKAGDRNTRFFHMTALKHKATNKISKLKNEENEIRKDEEIGKEAKNFFTSMLSTDHGLNGQFHNTIIEFIPPIIGKEQNKDLVAIPSEEEVGKAVFSFDGNKALGPNGFPLFFFQTF; this is encoded by the coding sequence atgtggctAGAGCACCCTAACCTTGCAAAAGCCATTGAGAAGTGGTGGTCTATTGAGGTCAAAGGTACAACTATGTATAGAATTGCTAAGAAACTTAGAAATGTAAAGGACAACATGAAGAATTGGGATAAGGAGGTTTTCAGTGACCTGTTTGCTACCAAAACTAAAACTCAGATGGATCTCAAGGAAATGCAAGATAAAATTCAAAGTAGCGAATACAAGGAAGTCTCAATCAATGAGGAAAATGAAGTTCTAATGAATTACCATAAGATTATCAGAAGAGAGGAAGAATTCTGGAAACAAAGATCTAGATCCCTATGTCTTAAAGCAGGGgatagaaatactagattcttccatatgactgCGTTGAAACACAAAGCAACTAACAAAATATCTAAGttaaaaaatgaggaaaatgaaattaggaaggATGAGGAGATTGGGAAGGAAGCCAAGAATTTCTTTACCTCTATGCTCTCGACGGACCATGGATTGAATGGTCAATTTCATAACACTATCATTGAATTCATCCCTCCTATCATTGGCAAGGAGCAGAACAAGGATCTTGTGGCTATCCCCTCTGAGGAAGAAGTTGGGAAAgctgtcttttcttttgatgggaaCAAGGCCCTGGGCCCAAATGGCTTTCCACTTTTCTTCTTTCAAACTTTCTAG